Proteins from one Catenuloplanes atrovinosus genomic window:
- a CDS encoding radical SAM protein: MDRRTDVIEDLMARFPHIPKEAVIKEDLLRGGVAFDGSMLTDGEDGEVKPKSYFIFSFDHRTLPELGEAALRRPPEEIILTGGPYGLRRTVVSVRVNPASPYKIAADEEGRAKLFLDGRAISDVGLPPMPDYYRHTLRNGKSVMEVAPTIQWGYLIYLTVFRVCQYFGAKEECQYCDINHNWRQHKAAGRPYTGVKPVQEVLEALDIIDRYDTLGASKAYTLTGGSVTSKVDGLAEADFYGRYAKAIEERFPGRWIGKVVAQALPKADVQRFYDYGVRIYHPNYEVWDKRLFELYCPGKERYVGREEWHRRILDSAEIFGPRNVIPNFVAGIEMAAPGGFRDVEQAIDSTGEGLQYFMSRGILPRFTTWCPEPTTPLGKMNPEGAPLEYHIRLLDRYRATMDANGILPPPGYGPPGAGNAVFSVSSFMDTLPADTAIAEETPATV; the protein is encoded by the coding sequence ATGGATAGGCGTACCGACGTCATCGAGGACCTGATGGCAAGGTTCCCGCACATCCCGAAAGAGGCCGTGATCAAGGAGGACCTGCTGCGTGGCGGCGTCGCCTTCGACGGCTCGATGCTCACCGACGGGGAGGACGGCGAGGTCAAGCCCAAGTCGTACTTCATCTTCTCGTTCGACCACCGGACACTGCCGGAGCTGGGCGAGGCCGCGCTGCGCCGCCCGCCGGAGGAGATCATCCTGACCGGCGGGCCGTACGGCCTGCGCCGCACCGTGGTCTCCGTCCGGGTCAACCCGGCGTCGCCGTACAAGATCGCGGCGGACGAGGAGGGCCGGGCGAAGCTGTTCCTGGACGGCCGCGCGATCTCGGACGTGGGCCTGCCGCCGATGCCGGACTATTACCGGCACACGCTGCGGAACGGTAAGTCGGTGATGGAGGTGGCGCCCACCATTCAGTGGGGCTACCTGATCTACCTGACCGTCTTCCGGGTCTGCCAGTATTTCGGCGCCAAGGAGGAATGTCAGTACTGCGACATCAACCACAACTGGCGCCAGCACAAGGCGGCCGGCCGCCCCTACACCGGCGTGAAGCCGGTGCAGGAGGTGCTGGAGGCGCTCGACATCATCGACAGGTACGACACGCTGGGCGCATCCAAGGCCTACACGCTGACCGGCGGCTCGGTCACCTCCAAGGTGGACGGCCTGGCCGAGGCGGACTTCTACGGCCGGTACGCGAAGGCGATCGAGGAGCGGTTCCCCGGGCGCTGGATCGGCAAGGTGGTGGCGCAGGCGCTTCCCAAGGCGGACGTGCAGCGTTTCTACGACTACGGCGTGCGCATTTACCACCCCAATTACGAGGTGTGGGACAAGCGGTTGTTCGAGCTCTACTGCCCGGGCAAGGAGCGCTATGTCGGCCGTGAGGAATGGCACCGCCGCATTCTCGACTCGGCGGAGATCTTCGGCCCGCGGAACGTGATCCCGAACTTCGTGGCCGGCATCGAGATGGCCGCGCCCGGCGGTTTCCGCGACGTCGAGCAGGCGATCGACTCGACCGGCGAGGGCCTGCAGTACTTCATGTCGCGGGGCATCCTGCCGCGGTTCACCACCTGGTGCCCGGAGCCGACCACGCCGCTGGGGAAGATGAACCCGGAGGGCGCGCCGCTGGAGTACCACATCCGGCTGCTGGACCGGTACCGCGCGACCATGGACGCGAACGGCATCCTGCCGCCGCCCGGCTACGGCCCGCCCGGCGCCGGCAACGCGGTCTTCTCGGTCAGTTCGTTCATGGACACGCTCCCGGCGGACACCGCGATCGCGGAGGAGACGCCCGCGACGGTGTGA
- a CDS encoding MurR/RpiR family transcriptional regulator, whose amino-acid sequence MTEVDTAAVTAVHDASVREGGVLVRVRSRLPEFTGALQRVAEQVLADPAVAARSTIVELAERSGTSPATVTRFCRALGFEGYADLRLDIAAETGRARAAGWTVDIGREIQPSDPLERVLDQLMAADTRAMQDTAALLDLSEVERAAAAIATADRVNIFGASGSALVGGEIQFSLHRIGVPAWAWTDVHNGLASAALMRNGDVALGISHSGQTRETIEMLAEAGSHGATTVALTSFPRAPLAELADIVLLTATQATTFRPDALSARHPQLVVLDLLYIAVAQRTTERSHAAFQRTARAVDGHKGRKD is encoded by the coding sequence ATGACGGAGGTAGACACCGCCGCGGTGACCGCGGTGCACGATGCCTCCGTGCGGGAGGGCGGCGTCCTGGTGCGCGTGCGCTCGCGGCTGCCGGAGTTCACCGGCGCGCTGCAGCGGGTCGCGGAGCAGGTGCTGGCCGACCCGGCCGTCGCGGCCCGGTCCACGATCGTGGAGCTGGCCGAGCGCAGCGGCACCTCGCCGGCGACGGTGACCCGGTTCTGCCGGGCGCTGGGCTTCGAGGGGTACGCCGACCTGCGGCTGGACATCGCGGCCGAGACCGGCCGCGCCCGGGCGGCCGGGTGGACGGTCGACATCGGGCGCGAGATCCAGCCGAGCGACCCGCTGGAGCGGGTTCTCGACCAGCTCATGGCCGCGGACACGCGGGCCATGCAGGACACGGCGGCGCTGCTCGACCTCTCCGAGGTGGAGCGCGCGGCGGCGGCGATCGCCACCGCGGACCGGGTCAACATCTTCGGCGCCAGCGGCAGCGCGCTGGTCGGCGGGGAGATTCAGTTCAGCCTGCACCGCATCGGCGTGCCGGCGTGGGCGTGGACCGACGTGCACAACGGTCTGGCCAGCGCCGCGCTGATGCGGAACGGGGACGTCGCGCTGGGCATCTCGCACAGCGGGCAGACCCGCGAGACGATCGAAATGCTGGCCGAGGCCGGCAGTCACGGTGCCACCACCGTGGCCCTGACCAGTTTTCCGCGCGCACCGCTGGCGGAGCTGGCCGACATAGTCCTGCTGACCGCGACGCAGGCCACCACGTTCCGGCCGGACGCGCTCTCCGCGCGGCACCCGCAGCTGGTCGTGCTGGACCTGCTCTACATCGCGGTCGCGCAGCGGACCACCGAACGTTCCCATGCGGCCTTTCAGCGCACCGCCCGGGCAGTCGACGGGCACAAGGGCCGCAAAGATTAG
- a CDS encoding carbohydrate ABC transporter permease: MAIDTATPAPVSSATPSPEKKTRREINILAGFGHLFLAVWALLIIAPLVWTFLASFKDNEEIFGDAWTLPATLRFDNWARAWTEANVGQYFLNSVFVVSLSTAGTMLLGAMAAYVLARYTFFGNRIIYYLFVSGLAFPVFLALVPLFFVVRNLGLLNSYVGLILVYIAYSLPFTVFFLAAFFKSLPNSVAEAAIMDGASHTRLFFQVMMPMARSGLISITIFNVIGQWNQYLLPLALLQGEGAEEKWVLTQGIANISTTAGFHADWGGLFAALTMAILPMIVIYAIFQRQIQSGLTSGAVK; the protein is encoded by the coding sequence ATGGCAATCGACACCGCTACCCCCGCCCCGGTCTCGTCCGCGACGCCGTCCCCGGAGAAGAAGACCCGCCGCGAGATCAACATCCTGGCCGGCTTCGGGCACCTGTTCCTCGCGGTCTGGGCGCTGCTCATCATCGCGCCGCTGGTCTGGACGTTCCTCGCCTCGTTCAAGGACAACGAGGAGATCTTCGGTGACGCCTGGACGCTGCCGGCCACGCTCCGCTTCGACAACTGGGCCCGCGCCTGGACCGAGGCGAACGTCGGCCAGTACTTCCTGAACAGCGTCTTCGTCGTCAGCCTGAGCACCGCCGGCACCATGCTGCTGGGCGCGATGGCCGCCTACGTGCTGGCCCGCTACACGTTCTTCGGCAACCGGATCATCTACTACCTGTTCGTGTCCGGCCTGGCCTTCCCGGTGTTCCTGGCGCTGGTCCCGCTCTTCTTCGTGGTACGCAACCTGGGGCTGCTCAACTCGTACGTCGGCCTGATCCTGGTGTACATCGCGTACTCACTGCCGTTCACGGTGTTCTTCCTGGCCGCGTTCTTCAAGTCGCTGCCCAACTCGGTGGCCGAGGCCGCCATCATGGACGGCGCCTCGCACACCCGCCTCTTCTTCCAGGTCATGATGCCGATGGCCCGCTCCGGCCTGATCAGCATCACGATCTTCAACGTGATCGGCCAGTGGAACCAGTACCTGCTGCCGCTCGCGCTGCTGCAGGGCGAGGGCGCCGAGGAGAAGTGGGTCCTCACCCAGGGCATCGCGAACATCTCCACCACGGCCGGCTTCCACGCGGACTGGGGCGGCCTGTTCGCGGCCCTCACCATGGCCATCCTGCCGATGATCGTCATCTACGCGATCTTCCAGCGGCAGATCCAGTCCGGTCTGACGTCGGGCGCGGTGAAGTAG
- a CDS encoding bifunctional 3'-5' exonuclease/DNA polymerase: MLVAAVPGEDRGGRLAPLRPTGAPAGRVTPVADLPAAVAARERRDHPRWLWASTDAIYPGLLRAGVRVDRCHDLELTETLLLGYDGRWGEPRALPAAWARIAGGPVPRDPPPRQAEPPGGGQPALFDTAPPPAEIGTDPLTAVTEVYADQVARIARTADPGRFRLLVAAESAGALIAAEMAREGLPWRADIHDRLLVELLGPPSPVGGQPRRLAELAGLINGAFGVRGLHPDSPAELLRAFAKAGFDLPSTRRWVLRDVRHPAVPFVLEYKELYRIWTAHGWAWRDAWVQDGRFRPEYVPGGVVSGRWATRGGGALQIPKVVRRAVVADPGRKLVVADAGQLEPRVLAAVSGDARLAEAGAAGDLYAALAADSFGGDRAKAKLALLGAMYGQTGGSALPALAVLRRSYPRAFDYVEAAARTGEQGGLVRSWLGRTCPPPSASFAADGTLLTADAGDTGGGSAPDTGSRPDARARGRFTRNFVIQATAAEWALVLLATLRTALAGSDAQLVFFQHDEVVIHCPADQARTVATAAQHAADQAGRLLFGDSPVRFPLDPSIVDCYADAKP; the protein is encoded by the coding sequence GTGCTGGTGGCGGCGGTTCCGGGGGAGGACCGCGGCGGGCGACTCGCTCCGCTGCGCCCCACCGGCGCGCCCGCCGGCCGGGTCACGCCGGTCGCCGACCTGCCCGCGGCCGTCGCCGCCCGGGAGCGGCGCGACCATCCCCGCTGGCTCTGGGCGAGCACCGACGCGATCTATCCCGGGCTGCTGCGCGCCGGCGTGCGGGTCGACCGCTGCCACGACCTGGAGCTGACCGAGACGCTGCTGCTCGGCTACGACGGCCGCTGGGGCGAGCCGCGCGCGCTGCCCGCCGCCTGGGCCCGGATCGCCGGCGGCCCGGTCCCGCGCGACCCGCCGCCCCGCCAGGCCGAGCCGCCCGGCGGCGGCCAGCCCGCGCTGTTCGACACCGCCCCGCCGCCGGCCGAGATCGGCACCGACCCGCTCACCGCGGTCACCGAGGTCTACGCCGACCAGGTCGCGCGGATCGCCCGCACGGCCGACCCCGGCCGGTTCCGCCTGCTGGTCGCGGCCGAGTCGGCGGGCGCGCTGATCGCGGCCGAGATGGCCCGCGAGGGCCTGCCGTGGCGCGCCGACATCCACGACCGGCTGCTGGTCGAGCTGCTCGGCCCGCCGTCCCCGGTCGGCGGGCAGCCGCGCCGGCTGGCCGAGCTGGCCGGGTTGATCAACGGCGCGTTCGGCGTGCGCGGCCTGCACCCCGACTCCCCCGCCGAGCTGCTGCGCGCATTCGCCAAGGCCGGGTTCGACCTGCCCAGCACGCGCCGCTGGGTGCTGCGCGACGTCCGGCATCCCGCCGTGCCGTTCGTGCTCGAATACAAGGAGCTGTACCGGATCTGGACCGCGCACGGCTGGGCCTGGCGCGACGCCTGGGTGCAGGACGGCCGCTTCCGCCCGGAGTACGTGCCCGGCGGCGTCGTCTCCGGCCGCTGGGCCACCCGCGGCGGCGGCGCGCTCCAGATCCCCAAGGTCGTCCGCCGGGCCGTGGTCGCCGACCCCGGCCGGAAGCTCGTGGTCGCGGACGCCGGTCAGCTGGAGCCGCGGGTGCTCGCCGCCGTCTCCGGCGACGCCCGCCTCGCCGAGGCCGGTGCCGCCGGTGACCTCTACGCCGCGCTGGCCGCCGACTCGTTCGGCGGCGACCGCGCCAAGGCGAAGCTCGCGCTGCTCGGCGCCATGTACGGTCAGACCGGCGGCTCCGCGCTCCCCGCGCTCGCCGTGCTGCGTCGCAGCTATCCGCGGGCGTTCGACTACGTCGAGGCCGCCGCCCGCACCGGCGAGCAGGGCGGCCTGGTCCGCTCCTGGCTCGGCCGCACCTGCCCGCCCCCGTCCGCCTCGTTCGCCGCCGACGGCACGCTGCTCACCGCCGACGCCGGCGACACCGGCGGCGGGTCCGCCCCCGACACCGGCTCCCGCCCCGACGCCCGCGCCCGCGGCCGCTTCACCCGCAACTTCGTCATCCAGGCCACCGCCGCCGAGTGGGCGCTCGTCCTGCTCGCCACGCTCCGCACCGCACTCGCCGGCTCGGACGCCCAGCTGGTCTTCTTCCAGCACGACGAGGTCGTCATCCACTGCCCCGCCGACCAGGCCCGCACCGTCGCCACCGCCGCCCAGCACGCCGCCGACCAGGCCGGCCGCCTCCTCTTCGGCGACTCCCCGGTCCGTTTCCCCCTCGACCCCTCCATCGTGGACTGCTATGCGGACGCGAAACCCTGA
- the ngcE gene encoding N-acetylglucosamine/diacetylchitobiose ABC transporter substrate-binding protein gives MSDNDLTRRTVLRRTAAAGLLATPAMGFLSACVAGGGDGGATDQAEGEKSAENPLGVDPAAPLEVVIFNGGYGEKYATDVHEPLYKTKFPNAQIKHSATQEIATTLQPRFAGGTPPDFVNNSGTKYMDFGTLIQDGQLQDLSELFAAPSVDDPAKKVSDTLVAGTVESGTYNGKPYVLNYVFTVYGLWYSEKLFKEKGWTVPATWADFTALLDKIKAAGMTPYSYAGKNAPYYQYLVILATAAKIGGPDVLKNIDNLADGAWKHPAIKTAATQWAEIGAKYMDKAHEGLIHTEVQLQQNQGKVAIYPSGSWLEAEQSASTPEGFNYAVMPIPSATASDALPATGLYATAGEPYFVSAKGKNPRGGMEYARQMLSKAGAKGFIELNKSLTAVAGAEEGIQLSPGLTSASTVLKAAGANVFSYRFDSWYKELDTELRTATNALMFGRENADQFAERMQKKADAIKADSSITKFTR, from the coding sequence ATGTCTGACAACGACCTCACCCGCCGGACAGTGCTCCGCCGGACCGCGGCCGCCGGCCTGCTGGCCACCCCGGCCATGGGCTTCCTCTCCGCCTGCGTCGCCGGCGGCGGCGACGGCGGCGCGACCGACCAGGCGGAGGGCGAGAAGAGCGCGGAGAACCCGCTCGGCGTCGACCCGGCGGCCCCGCTCGAGGTGGTCATCTTCAACGGCGGCTACGGCGAGAAGTACGCCACCGACGTGCACGAGCCGCTGTACAAGACGAAGTTCCCGAACGCGCAGATCAAGCACTCCGCCACCCAGGAGATCGCGACGACGCTGCAGCCGCGGTTCGCCGGTGGCACCCCGCCGGACTTCGTGAACAACTCCGGCACCAAGTACATGGACTTCGGCACGCTGATCCAGGACGGGCAGCTGCAGGACCTGTCCGAGCTGTTCGCGGCGCCGTCCGTGGACGACCCGGCCAAGAAGGTCTCCGACACGCTGGTCGCCGGCACGGTCGAGTCCGGCACGTACAACGGCAAGCCGTACGTGCTGAACTACGTCTTCACGGTCTACGGCCTCTGGTACTCGGAGAAGCTCTTCAAGGAGAAGGGCTGGACGGTGCCGGCCACCTGGGCCGACTTCACCGCGCTGCTGGACAAGATCAAGGCCGCCGGCATGACGCCGTACTCGTACGCCGGCAAGAACGCGCCGTACTACCAGTACCTGGTCATCCTGGCCACGGCCGCCAAGATCGGTGGCCCGGACGTGCTGAAGAACATCGACAACCTGGCGGACGGCGCGTGGAAGCACCCGGCCATCAAGACCGCGGCCACGCAGTGGGCGGAGATCGGCGCCAAGTACATGGACAAGGCGCACGAGGGCCTGATCCACACCGAGGTGCAGCTCCAGCAGAACCAGGGCAAGGTCGCGATCTACCCGTCCGGCTCGTGGCTGGAGGCGGAGCAGTCCGCGTCCACGCCGGAGGGCTTCAACTACGCGGTCATGCCGATCCCGTCCGCGACCGCCTCCGACGCGCTGCCGGCCACCGGCCTGTACGCCACCGCGGGTGAGCCGTACTTCGTCTCCGCCAAGGGCAAGAACCCCCGCGGTGGTATGGAGTACGCGCGCCAGATGCTGTCCAAGGCGGGCGCCAAGGGCTTCATCGAGCTGAACAAGTCGCTGACCGCGGTCGCCGGCGCGGAGGAGGGCATCCAGCTCTCACCGGGCCTGACCAGCGCCTCCACGGTGCTGAAGGCGGCCGGCGCGAACGTCTTCTCGTACCGCTTCGACAGCTGGTACAAGGAGCTCGACACCGAGCTGCGTACCGCCACGAACGCGCTGATGTTCGGCCGCGAGAACGCCGACCAGTTCGCGGAGCGGATGCAGAAGAAGGCCGACGCGATCAAGGCCGACTCGTCGATCACGAAGTTCACCCGCTGA
- the lexA gene encoding transcriptional repressor LexA — MQWAEDLDTSVLAPRQRAILGVIRDWVVRHGYSPSTREIGDAVGLSSTSSVSRHLRTLEELGFLRRGRTATRPVDARMFLESADRPERDEETVGVPLVGVIAAGAPILAEEAAEETLRLPRDLVGRGTLFCLRVRGDSMVDAAICDGDVVVVRQQHEAYNGDIVAAMIDEEATVKVYRRRAGHVLLEPRNDAYRPIDGDRAVILGKVVSVLRRV, encoded by the coding sequence GTGCAGTGGGCTGAAGATCTCGACACCTCCGTGCTGGCGCCGCGTCAACGGGCGATCCTGGGCGTCATCCGGGACTGGGTGGTGCGGCACGGCTACTCGCCGAGCACCCGGGAGATCGGTGACGCGGTCGGGCTGTCGTCGACGTCCTCGGTCAGCCGGCACCTGCGCACGCTGGAGGAGCTGGGCTTCCTGCGACGCGGCCGGACCGCGACCCGCCCGGTGGACGCGCGGATGTTCCTGGAGTCCGCCGACCGGCCGGAACGCGACGAGGAGACCGTGGGCGTGCCGCTGGTCGGCGTGATCGCGGCCGGCGCGCCGATCCTCGCGGAGGAGGCGGCCGAGGAGACGCTGCGGCTGCCGCGTGACCTGGTCGGCCGCGGCACGCTGTTCTGCCTGCGCGTCCGGGGCGACTCGATGGTCGACGCCGCGATCTGCGACGGCGACGTGGTGGTGGTCCGGCAACAGCACGAGGCGTACAACGGCGACATCGTGGCCGCGATGATCGACGAGGAGGCCACGGTCAAGGTCTACCGCCGCCGTGCCGGGCACGTGCTGCTGGAACCGCGCAATGACGCGTACCGGCCGATCGACGGCGACCGGGCCGTCATCCTGGGCAAGGTCGTCTCCGTGCTGCGCCGCGTCTGA
- a CDS encoding carbohydrate ABC transporter permease — protein sequence MRHGKYPFVIGFLAAPVTIYVVFVIAPYAQAFYMALTNWRGLSPGQFVGLENFTRLFQDEVFWKALRHHGILLLALPLITIIIALFLAFMLNVGGGSQKGMMAGVWGSKFYRVVFFLPQVLAIAILGVLFQSVYRPDGSGMINSLVSKAGLEPIGFLIDPKLALWSIVAVLVWQGVGFYVVLFSAGMSNIPKDIYEAAMLDGATRSSMFFRVTLPLLWDTLQVAWVYLGIAAFDCFAIVQTLTVDQGGPDGSTTVIGMEIYRNAFVYSKYGYASAMGVALFFLTITFAALSLRVSRRESVEM from the coding sequence ATGCGGCACGGCAAGTACCCGTTCGTCATCGGGTTCCTCGCGGCACCCGTGACGATCTACGTCGTCTTCGTCATCGCGCCGTACGCGCAGGCCTTCTACATGGCGCTGACGAACTGGCGAGGACTGTCTCCCGGCCAGTTCGTCGGCCTGGAGAACTTCACGCGGCTGTTCCAGGACGAGGTGTTCTGGAAGGCGTTACGGCACCACGGGATTCTGCTGCTTGCGCTGCCGCTGATCACGATCATCATCGCGCTGTTCCTCGCGTTCATGCTGAACGTCGGCGGCGGCTCCCAGAAGGGCATGATGGCCGGCGTCTGGGGCTCCAAGTTCTACCGCGTCGTCTTCTTCCTCCCGCAGGTGCTGGCGATCGCCATCCTCGGCGTGCTGTTCCAGTCGGTCTACCGCCCGGACGGCTCCGGCATGATCAATAGCCTGGTGAGCAAGGCCGGGCTGGAACCGATCGGCTTCCTGATCGATCCCAAGCTCGCGCTCTGGTCGATCGTCGCGGTGCTGGTCTGGCAGGGCGTCGGCTTCTACGTGGTGCTGTTCTCGGCCGGCATGTCCAACATCCCGAAGGACATCTACGAGGCCGCGATGCTGGACGGCGCCACCCGGTCGAGCATGTTCTTCCGGGTCACGCTGCCGCTGCTGTGGGACACGCTGCAGGTGGCCTGGGTCTACCTGGGCATCGCCGCGTTCGACTGCTTCGCCATCGTGCAGACGCTCACCGTGGACCAGGGCGGCCCCGACGGCTCCACCACCGTCATCGGCATGGAGATCTACCGGAACGCCTTCGTCTACTCCAAGTACGGCTACGCCTCCGCGATGGGCGTGGCACTCTTCTTCCTGACCATCACGTTCGCCGCGCTCAGCCTCCGGGTCAGCCGGCGCGAATCCGTCGAGATGTGA
- a CDS encoding DUF4037 domain-containing protein, which produces MDTGIALARAYHREVVGPLLSREVPRLPHAAGRLGSGSDVLGFDDATSRDHDWGLRLTLLVDDADADLVPYLDDLLERELPDRFRGHPVRFAMTWDERARHKVSVATVPAFARDRLGIAFDPADSAGWLMLTGQAVLEVIAGPVFADTTTALGPLRAALRHYPAEVERYVLAAGWHRLARLPLHARAAATGQPLHARRLAGTLAEDVMRQAFRLCRAWAPYDKWFERAFQRLPIAAELTGPLTTVLHSVDPRVREDALVTAVRVLLARQRDLGLPTPPDGVGPFFERASRAVRPEVPAALLDGLTDPLLRRLPPEIGAIDQWLDNPWLLARPEARAAFAAAYEQWLRRA; this is translated from the coding sequence ATGGACACCGGGATCGCGCTCGCTCGTGCGTACCACCGGGAGGTCGTGGGTCCGCTGCTGAGCCGCGAGGTGCCGCGGTTGCCGCACGCGGCCGGCCGGCTCGGCTCCGGCTCGGACGTGCTGGGCTTCGACGACGCGACCAGCCGCGACCACGACTGGGGGCTGCGGCTGACCCTGCTGGTCGACGACGCGGACGCGGACCTGGTGCCGTACCTGGACGATCTGCTGGAGCGCGAGCTGCCGGACCGGTTCCGCGGGCACCCGGTGCGGTTCGCCATGACCTGGGACGAGCGCGCACGGCACAAGGTGTCGGTCGCGACCGTGCCGGCGTTCGCCCGGGACCGGCTCGGCATCGCGTTCGACCCGGCGGACAGCGCGGGCTGGCTGATGCTGACCGGGCAGGCGGTGCTGGAGGTGATCGCCGGGCCGGTCTTCGCGGACACCACGACCGCGCTCGGGCCGCTGCGCGCGGCGCTGCGGCACTACCCGGCCGAGGTCGAGCGGTACGTGCTGGCCGCGGGCTGGCACCGGCTCGCCCGCCTGCCGCTGCACGCGCGCGCCGCCGCGACCGGCCAGCCGCTGCACGCACGCCGGCTGGCCGGGACGCTGGCCGAGGACGTGATGCGGCAGGCGTTCCGGCTGTGCCGGGCGTGGGCGCCGTACGACAAGTGGTTCGAGCGCGCGTTCCAGCGGCTGCCGATCGCGGCCGAGCTGACCGGCCCGCTGACCACGGTGCTGCACAGCGTGGACCCGCGGGTACGCGAGGACGCGCTGGTCACCGCGGTCCGCGTGCTGCTGGCCCGGCAGCGCGACCTGGGCCTGCCGACGCCGCCGGACGGGGTCGGCCCGTTCTTCGAGCGCGCCTCGCGCGCGGTGCGCCCGGAGGTGCCGGCCGCGCTCCTGGACGGCCTCACCGACCCGCTGCTGCGCCGCCTGCCGCCCGAGATCGGCGCGATCGACCAGTGGCTGGACAACCCGTGGCTGCTGGCCCGGCCGGAGGCGCGCGCCGCCTTCGCCGCCGCCTATGAGCAGTGGCTACGGCGCGCCTGA
- a CDS encoding DUF2199 domain-containing protein, whose amino-acid sequence MIDQGYECGHCGERHEGLPFSYGSGAPAYWREEFAADERSRLEDEICVIQGEHFFVRARLVIPVHDAGEDFEWGIWTTLSRPNFARMLEVWDTPGREAEPAYFGWLSTELPVYPESTINLKLMVHTAPLGERPHVLVEPTEHPLAVEQHRGITLARVRQIASLVQHAGA is encoded by the coding sequence GTGATCGATCAGGGATATGAGTGTGGGCACTGCGGGGAGCGGCACGAGGGGCTGCCGTTCAGCTACGGGTCCGGGGCGCCCGCGTACTGGCGGGAGGAGTTCGCGGCGGATGAGCGCAGCAGGCTGGAGGACGAGATCTGTGTCATCCAGGGTGAACACTTCTTCGTGCGGGCGCGCCTGGTCATCCCGGTCCACGACGCGGGCGAGGACTTCGAGTGGGGGATCTGGACCACGCTGAGCCGGCCGAACTTCGCCCGCATGCTGGAGGTGTGGGACACGCCGGGGCGGGAGGCGGAGCCGGCGTACTTCGGCTGGCTCTCCACCGAGCTGCCGGTCTACCCGGAGAGCACGATCAATCTCAAGCTCATGGTGCACACCGCGCCGCTCGGGGAGCGTCCGCACGTGCTGGTCGAGCCGACCGAGCACCCGCTCGCGGTGGAGCAGCACCGGGGGATCACGCTGGCGCGGGTCCGCCAGATCGCCTCCCTGGTCCAGCACGCCGGCGCCTGA